The window GAGGTCACCTACGCCGCGCTCGACTACGCCGCCAGCGCCCCTGCCCTGCAGCGGGTGTGGGACGACGTGGCCGCGTACGCCCCGTACTACGGGAGCGTGCACCGCGGGGCCGGGTACCTCTCCCAGCTGTCCACCGACCTGTTCGAGAACGCCCGCAGGACCGTCGAGGAGTTCCTCGACTGCCGTGACGGCGACCAGGTCGTCTTCACCCGGTCCACCACCGACTCGCTCAACCTCCTCGCCGCCGCCCTGCCCGCCGACTGCCAGGTCTTCGTCTTCGAGACCGAGCACCACGCGTCGCTGCTCCCGTGGCGGGACGCCCGCGTCACCTACCTCAACGCCCCGCGCACCCCGGGCGAGGCCGTCGCCACGCTGGAGCGGGCGCTCGCCGAGCGGGACCCCCACGGGCCGGCGCTGGTGTGTGTCACGGGCGCGTCGAACGTCACCGGCGAGCTGTGGCCCGTACGGGAACTGGCCGCCGCCGCGCACACGCACGGCGCCCGGATCGTGCTGGACGCCGCCCAGCTCGCGCCCCACCACCCCGTGTCCGTACGGGAGTTGGACGTCGACTGGGTCGCCTTCTCCGGGCACAAGCTGTACGCGCCCTTCGGCTCGGGTGTCCTCGCCGGACGCGCCGACTGGCTGACCGAGGCCGAGCCGTACCTCGCGGGCGGGGGCGCCTCGAGGAAGGTCTCGCGGCGGGTGGACGGCGGCGTAGACGTCGAGTGGCACGAGAGCGCCGCACGGCACGAGGCCGGGTCGCCCAACGTCATCGGCGCCTACTCCATCGCCTCCGCCTGCAAGGCCCTCACCGAGGCCGGCTTCGACACGCTGGTCGCCCGGGAGCAGCAGCTCATCGACACCGTCCGGGCCGGTCTCGCCGAGGTGCCCGAGGTGCGTGTCCTCTCGCTCTTCGGCGACGACGCGCCCCGTGTCGGTGTCATCTCCTTCGTCGTCGAGGGCTGGAACAGCTCGCACTTCGCCGCCGCGCTGTCCGCCGAGTACGGCATCGGGGTCCGCGACGGCCTCTTCTGCGCCCACCCCCTCGTCCGCACCCTCCTCGGCAGCGACCCGCAGACCCAGGGCGAGTGCGGTGCCCCCGAGGCGGCGCCCGGCGAGAAGTCCCTCAACGCGATCCGCGTGAGCTTCGGCGCGGGCACGCCCGACGAGCACGTCGAGCGGTTCGTTCGTGCCGTCAAGGAACTCGTGAGCGACGGCGCGAAGTGGAACTACCGCACGGTGGAAGGGCGTTGCGTCCCGGCGGTGTGACCGCCGGTTCGACCGGCGGGTGGCTCCCCGAGCGTCCGCCGTTCCCGCCGGGGCTGCGCTCACACCCCCGCCCCTCGTGGCAGCCCCGCCCCCAGCAGGATCATCCGCAGGGCGCGCTCCGTCGCGTCGGTGAGGAGTTCGGAGGCTCGTAGGAGGGCCTCGGCCAGGGCCATCGGGGCGGGCAGGATGCCGGTGAAGGCGTCCACGCCCGGGACCGTGTGGGCGCCCTCGCCGAGGGTGCCCGCCAGGGCCAGGACCGGGCGTCCGTTCAGCTTGGCGCGGCGGGCCACCTCGGCCGGGACCTTGCCGCGCGGTGTCTGGTGGTCCAGGGCGCCCTCCGCGGTGAGGACCAGGTCGGCGCGGGCGAGGCGGGCGTCCAGGTCGAGATGGTCGAGGAGCACCTCGAAGCGGGGGAGGAGACGGGCGCCGAGAGCGGCGAGCCCCGCGC is drawn from Streptomyces liliifuscus and contains these coding sequences:
- a CDS encoding aminotransferase class V-fold PLP-dependent enzyme; this translates as MSVSTTAPTAAAATDQAVCCDTSASLPVLGRDVTVPLVTGGEVTYAALDYAASAPALQRVWDDVAAYAPYYGSVHRGAGYLSQLSTDLFENARRTVEEFLDCRDGDQVVFTRSTTDSLNLLAAALPADCQVFVFETEHHASLLPWRDARVTYLNAPRTPGEAVATLERALAERDPHGPALVCVTGASNVTGELWPVRELAAAAHTHGARIVLDAAQLAPHHPVSVRELDVDWVAFSGHKLYAPFGSGVLAGRADWLTEAEPYLAGGGASRKVSRRVDGGVDVEWHESAARHEAGSPNVIGAYSIASACKALTEAGFDTLVAREQQLIDTVRAGLAEVPEVRVLSLFGDDAPRVGVISFVVEGWNSSHFAAALSAEYGIGVRDGLFCAHPLVRTLLGSDPQTQGECGAPEAAPGEKSLNAIRVSFGAGTPDEHVERFVRAVKELVSDGAKWNYRTVEGRCVPAV